One Pseudorasbora parva isolate DD20220531a chromosome 4, ASM2467924v1, whole genome shotgun sequence genomic region harbors:
- the faah2a gene encoding fatty-acid amide hydrolase 2-A isoform X1, whose product MALTRFERFLSRLLRAVMWMLFAAFKLFAPPQRHGVSRLPPITNPLLLLSALQLARKIRRKEVTSVEVVQAYIDRIQEVNPLINAMVKDRFSAALQEAAQVDKLIEEETGGEDVLEDRLPLLGVPITVKEAFALQGMPNSTGLLSRRDLVSGADAPSVALLKRAGAIPLGVTNCSELCMWLESHNHLYGITNNPYDFERIAGGSSGGEGSILGAGASVIGVGSDIGGSIRIPCFFNGIFGHKPSLGIVSNDGQYPPTSGLQMGFLCTGPMCRYAEDLIPMLSIMGGPNANKLSLTAEVDLKKLRFFSVPHNGGSHLVSPVDAQLLQAQKMVVRRLEADLGVKVQELFIPQLKYSFQIWGTMMASPGKDGKPPTSFAELMSKGGKKVWPVWELFKWILGFSSHTIAAIGLALVELFQSSHPSSFIIQQKESLQQELEELLGADAVLLYPSHPQIAPKHHHPVFTPFNFSYTGIFNILGLPVTQCPLGLSAEGLPLGIQIVTGKLQDRLSLATALYLEKAFGGWREPGKTSAKP is encoded by the exons ATGGCTTTGACCCGGTTCGAGCGGTTCTTAAGCCGACTACTTCGAgctgtgatgtggatgttgttcGCCGCTTTTAAGTTATTTGCACCTCCACAACGGCATGGAGTTTCGCGACTCCCACCCATCACTAACCCACTTCTGCTGCTCTCAGCTTTGCAGCTTGCCCGAAAGATTCGTCGGAAGGAA GTAACAAGTGTTGAAGTGGTCCAGGCCTACATTGACCGTATTCAGGAAGTCAACCCACTGATCAATGCTATGGTGAAGGACAG GTTTTCTGCAGCGCTTCAGGAAGCCGCACAGGTAGACAAACTGATAGAGGAGGAGACGGGAGGAGAGGACGTGTTGGAGGACAGGCTACCTCTGCTTGGGGTACCCATTACTGTTAAAGAGGCCTTTGCTCTGCAAG GCATGCCTAACTCAACAGGGCTGTTGAGCAGACGGGATCTGGTTTCAGGGGCAGATGCCCCATCTGTTGCATTGTTGAAGAGAGCGGGAGCGATTCCACTGGGTGTAACTAACTGCAGTGAGCTCTGTATGTGGCTAGAGTCCCACAACCACCTCTATGGCATCACTAACAACCCCTATGACTTTGAGAGAATTGCAGGCGGCAGCTCAG GAGGTGAGGGCAGTATATTGGGCGCTGGTGCCTCTGTGATTGGAGTTGGGTCAGATATCGGGGGTAGTATCCGTATCCCCTGCTTTTTCAATGGCATCTTCGGACACAAGCCATCATTAG GTATCGTAAGTAATGATGGACAGTATCCTCCCACCTCAGGACTGCAGATGGGATTCCTGTGTACAGGACCTATGTGCCGCTATGCAGAAGACCTGATTCCCATGCTAAGCATCATGGGAGGACCCAATGCAAACAA ACTGTCTCTCACTGCTGAAGTAGATTTGAAAAAGCTGCGGTTCTTCTCTGTTCCCCACAATGGGGGCTCTCATTTAGTCTCTCCAGTGGACGCACAGCTGCTTCAGGCACAGAAGATG gtgGTCAGACGCTTAGAAGCAGACCTTGGGGTTAAGGTTCAAGAGCTGTTCATCCCACAGCTCAAATACTCCTTTCAGATCTGGGGAACTATGATGGCCTCACCTGGCAAGGATGGAAAG CCGCCCACCTCCTTTGCGGAGCTAATGAGTAAAGGCGGGAAGAAGGTCTGGCCAGTCTGGGAGCTTTTCAAGTGGATTCTGGGGTTTTCTTCTCACACTATAGCAGCAATAG GTCTGGCTCTAGTTGAGCTATTCCAGAGTTCCCATCCATCTTCATTCATTATACAGCAGAAGGAGAGTCTACAGCAGGAGTTGGAGGAGTTACTAGGCGCAGACGCAGTGCTGCTGTACCCCTCTCATCCACAGATTGCCCCCAAACACCACCACCCAGTTTTCACGCCCTTTAACTTCTCTTACACTG GTATCTTTAATATCCTGGGTCTGCCAGTAACCCAGTGTCCATTAGGGCTGAGTGCGGAGGGTTTGCCCCTGGGCATTCAGATTGTGACGGGTAAATTGCAGGACCGTCTCTCTTTGGCCACTGCCCTCTACTTGGAGAAAGCCTTTGGTGGCTGGAGGGAACCAGGCAAGACATCAGCCAAGCCTTAA
- the faah2a gene encoding fatty-acid amide hydrolase 2-A isoform X2: MVKDRFSAALQEAAQVDKLIEEETGGEDVLEDRLPLLGVPITVKEAFALQGMPNSTGLLSRRDLVSGADAPSVALLKRAGAIPLGVTNCSELCMWLESHNHLYGITNNPYDFERIAGGSSGGEGSILGAGASVIGVGSDIGGSIRIPCFFNGIFGHKPSLGIVSNDGQYPPTSGLQMGFLCTGPMCRYAEDLIPMLSIMGGPNANKLSLTAEVDLKKLRFFSVPHNGGSHLVSPVDAQLLQAQKMVVRRLEADLGVKVQELFIPQLKYSFQIWGTMMASPGKDGKPPTSFAELMSKGGKKVWPVWELFKWILGFSSHTIAAIGLALVELFQSSHPSSFIIQQKESLQQELEELLGADAVLLYPSHPQIAPKHHHPVFTPFNFSYTGIFNILGLPVTQCPLGLSAEGLPLGIQIVTGKLQDRLSLATALYLEKAFGGWREPGKTSAKP; this comes from the exons ATGGTGAAGGACAG GTTTTCTGCAGCGCTTCAGGAAGCCGCACAGGTAGACAAACTGATAGAGGAGGAGACGGGAGGAGAGGACGTGTTGGAGGACAGGCTACCTCTGCTTGGGGTACCCATTACTGTTAAAGAGGCCTTTGCTCTGCAAG GCATGCCTAACTCAACAGGGCTGTTGAGCAGACGGGATCTGGTTTCAGGGGCAGATGCCCCATCTGTTGCATTGTTGAAGAGAGCGGGAGCGATTCCACTGGGTGTAACTAACTGCAGTGAGCTCTGTATGTGGCTAGAGTCCCACAACCACCTCTATGGCATCACTAACAACCCCTATGACTTTGAGAGAATTGCAGGCGGCAGCTCAG GAGGTGAGGGCAGTATATTGGGCGCTGGTGCCTCTGTGATTGGAGTTGGGTCAGATATCGGGGGTAGTATCCGTATCCCCTGCTTTTTCAATGGCATCTTCGGACACAAGCCATCATTAG GTATCGTAAGTAATGATGGACAGTATCCTCCCACCTCAGGACTGCAGATGGGATTCCTGTGTACAGGACCTATGTGCCGCTATGCAGAAGACCTGATTCCCATGCTAAGCATCATGGGAGGACCCAATGCAAACAA ACTGTCTCTCACTGCTGAAGTAGATTTGAAAAAGCTGCGGTTCTTCTCTGTTCCCCACAATGGGGGCTCTCATTTAGTCTCTCCAGTGGACGCACAGCTGCTTCAGGCACAGAAGATG gtgGTCAGACGCTTAGAAGCAGACCTTGGGGTTAAGGTTCAAGAGCTGTTCATCCCACAGCTCAAATACTCCTTTCAGATCTGGGGAACTATGATGGCCTCACCTGGCAAGGATGGAAAG CCGCCCACCTCCTTTGCGGAGCTAATGAGTAAAGGCGGGAAGAAGGTCTGGCCAGTCTGGGAGCTTTTCAAGTGGATTCTGGGGTTTTCTTCTCACACTATAGCAGCAATAG GTCTGGCTCTAGTTGAGCTATTCCAGAGTTCCCATCCATCTTCATTCATTATACAGCAGAAGGAGAGTCTACAGCAGGAGTTGGAGGAGTTACTAGGCGCAGACGCAGTGCTGCTGTACCCCTCTCATCCACAGATTGCCCCCAAACACCACCACCCAGTTTTCACGCCCTTTAACTTCTCTTACACTG GTATCTTTAATATCCTGGGTCTGCCAGTAACCCAGTGTCCATTAGGGCTGAGTGCGGAGGGTTTGCCCCTGGGCATTCAGATTGTGACGGGTAAATTGCAGGACCGTCTCTCTTTGGCCACTGCCCTCTACTTGGAGAAAGCCTTTGGTGGCTGGAGGGAACCAGGCAAGACATCAGCCAAGCCTTAA
- the txna gene encoding thioredoxin-like codes for MIIVIEDQEGFDKALAEAGDKLVVVDFTATWCGPCQTIAPFFKGLSESYPDVVFLKVDVDDAQDVAQSCEIKCMPTFHFYKNKKKLDDFSGSNETKLKEMLELLK; via the exons ATGATCATCGTCATTGAAGATCAG GAAGGCTTTGACAAAGCTCTGGCTGAAGCAGGTGATAAGCTTGTAGTGGTTGACTTTACAGCCACGTGGTGTGGGCCTTGTCAGACCATTGCACCTTTTTTCAAA GGTCTGTCTGAAAGCTATCCTGATGTGGTCTTCCTCAAAGTGGACGTAGATGATGCACAG GATGTAGCTCAGTCTTGTGAGATCAAATGTATGCCGACATTCCACTTCTACAAGAACAAGAAAAAG CTGGACGATTTCTCAGGGTCCAACGAGACTAAACTGAAAGAGATGTTGGAACTTCTGAAATGA